GTAACCCTGGAATTTCACATAAAATAATTGCAGAACTTCTAGGAAGTGGAGCAGTTGCTGCAAGTGATAATTTAGATAGGGAATTAACAGAGATTGAAGTAGAAATTTTTGACCACTTTTATAAAATGTTTGTAAAACATATGTATAGAGCTTGGGATGAAGTAACTACTTTAAATTTCAAAATAGAATCAAGAGATACAAATGCCAATGCAATTCAAATTATTTCTGATCATGAAATTGTCTTACTTGTTGTGCTTGAAATTACTATTGATGAAGAATCAGGTTTTTTGTCTATTTGTTACCCTATTTCTTATATTGAACAACTTTTAAATAAAATTGTTGAAAGAATTTTCTCTGAGGGGAAAAATAGAAAAATCAGTAGAAGAAGAGATATAACAACACTTATTTCAGGTGCAAAAATGCACATTCAAGCAATTATGGCAGAAACAGAGATGAATGTTGAAGATATATTAAACCTTAAAAAAGGTGATGTAATTGTATTTAATAAAAATGCAACTTCTTCATCTTCAAAACTTTATATTAATAACAAAGAAAAATTTGTTGGACTTTCTGGAATTTCAAATAATAGAAAAGCTGTTCAAATTGAGGCAAATATTGATCATGAAAAACAAGAAACTCTAGATATATTAAGAATAATGAGAGAAGATAGAGAACAAAAAGCAAAAGAAACAAATGCAAATATCAAGCGTTTACTAGCAGAAAAAGGTATTTATTAAAAGTAAGCAAAGGCTTACTTTATAATACTTTTAAAATAATAGATTTAACTAAATTTTAAATTACTTTTTGATTTATAAATTACTCATTTAAAATATCAATTTGAAAGGATTAGTTTTATTATTATCTGATATAATATAAATATGAAATTCAATTTTAATTCTTTTTTGATATTTACTTTACTTTGTATTTGCTTTGTTGAATCCCATGCAAAAAATAATATATTAATTATAAGTTCATATACTAAAGGGAACACTCTAAGTGATAAGATCACTAATCCTATATTAAAGAATTTAAATAAGAATAATATTCATTCAAATATAATTTATTTAAATTCTTTAAGAAAAAACAAAAAAAAGTATGAAGAACTAATAAAAAAGTTATTTTTAATTGAGTTAGATACTATTAATTATGATATATTAGTTGCCATTGATGATGCTGCTTATGAATTCTTAAAAAGAAATTATAAAAAACCAAAAGAAAATCAGAAAATAGTTTTTGTAGGGAATAAAATAAGTAATCCTGAAAATACATTTTTTGACAAAACATATGGAATTATAAAAGATGTGGATATATTAGGAAATGTGTCTTTAATACAAAAATTTTTTCCTGATATAAAAAAAATACACATAATTAATAATAATTTAACATCTACACAAAATAGTAACTACAAAATTTTCAATATAAATAATAAAGAAATTAAAGTTATCTTTCAATTGTATGATAATCTCAACTCTTTAAAATACAGATTTAATAAATTTAAAAAAGATGAAGCAGTTTTGTTTATTAAGTTACAAAAAGATGAAAATAATGAATTATTGCTTTTCAATCATATTAAAAAAATCTTAAATTCTTTTAAAATACCTATATTTATAACTGATACAATATATAGTGGGCAAAGTCCAATTGGAGGTAAACTAATTGATATAGGAAGTATAGGAGAACAGATATCTTCACTTCTTATTAAAATATTAAATAATAAAAAAATAGAAGAAAAAATTACATTTAATAAAGATTATATATATATTTTTGATTATGAAAAAGTAAAAGAATTTAATGTAAACCCTTTAATATTGCATAAACCTTTTACTTATGTAAATTCTTATTTATCAATTTTTGAAAAAGACAATATTCTAATAAATTTTGTTTTTATAATATCTCCTTTTTTATTAATAGTGATTTTTTTACTTTTATATATTCTTTTTTTTAAAATTAAAAATAAAAAAATAATCGAACAAAGGCTTAAAGTAGACAAAGTTTTATTAGATGCAATAAAGACTCCTGTTGTATGGCAAAATGACAAAGGTGAAATAATAAATTCAAATTCTGAGTTCTCAGAATTTCTAGAACTTACTTTCTTAAAAAAAACAACGCTAAAAGAATTCTTAAAAAATAATAATTTTAACTTACTATTAGAAAAATTAAGAACATATAATAAATATAAGAATAATCCTGATGAAATAGCATTAATAAGTGATAATACTTATAAAATATATTTTATTAATGAAACTGAATATTATGAAGGTATATTTAACACAAAAGGTAAATTTACAGTTTTTGCTGATATAACAAAAGAGAGGCTAACATTAGAAGAGAAAATAAAGAATCAAGAGTTTATGATACAACAATCAAAGTTAGCAGAGATAGGAGAGATATTTTCATCAATTGCGCACCAATGGAAGACACCACTTTTAGAGATAACAACAATAGCACAAGAACAAATATATTCAACAGATAAAAAGATAATAGATGAAGAGAATAATGCATTTGTAAATGATATCATGGTACAAGTTAGATATATGGGTGAAACAATAAGTGATTTTCAAAACTTTATAATGCCCTCAACAAGAAAAGTCACATTTAATATATCAGAAGCAGTTACAAAGATGTTAGAAATAATAAATCATAATATAAAATATAATTATATAAAGACAAATGTACAAGTACAAGAAGATGCAAATTTAAATATTTTAGGTTATAAAAATGAACTTATGCAAATACTGTTAAATATAGTAAATAATGCAAAAGATTCAATAGTAAAAAGAAGAAAAGAGAAAAGAATAAAAGAAGGAATAATAAATATAGATATAAAAAATATCCAAAATGATGTATTAATTCAAATAGAAGATAATGGTGGAGGAATACCAAAAGAACATATTAATAATATATTTAAACCTTACTATACAACAAAGGAGAGTGGACATGGTATAGGGTTATATATGGCAAAACTTATAATTGAAGATAAAATGGATGGCACAATTGAAGTTGAAAATACTAATAATGGAGCTATGTTTAGTATTAAGTTAAAAACAATTTATTAAAAAAATAATTAATTCTAATATTATCTTTTATAAAGAGTTTTCTAATAATATTTAAATATAATATGAGAAAAGTAAAATAACAATGGAAATATTTAAAATTTTATTAGCTTTAATGACTAGTGTCGCAGTTGTTTACTTTTTAGTAAAAAAGTATGATACTAAACTAGTTTTACTAGTTGCTGGTGTTTTTATGGCATTAGTTGCGTTAGAGCCAATGACAGCATTTAATGCATTTGCAAATAGAATGGCTACAAATGGACTCATTCAAGCAATATGTTCTGTTTTAGGTTTTGCCGCAGTTGTGAAAATTACAGGTTGTGATAAACATATGATTAATATGTTAGCAGGTATTTTAAAAAGAACAGGTATTTTCTTAGTTCCTGTAGCTACACTTTTAACTTTTACAATTAATATTGCTGTTCCCTCTGCTTCTGGTTGTGCTGCAGCTATTGGAGCTATTTTTATTCCTTTATTAATCCACTCTGGCGTAAGTCCAGTTATGGCTGCAGCAGCAGTTTTTAGTGGAACTTATGGAAGTATATTAAGTCCTGGATTATCTCATAATATATTCGTAGCAAAATTAGCAAATATACCAGTGTTAGAAGTAATTAATGCACATAAAATGGCAACAATATCAAGTATTGTTGTAGCTGCAATTACATTAGGTATAGTAGCTATATATTTAAAAGAACATAAAGGGTATGTAAGTACAGATGAAGATTTTAAAGTAGATACAGAGTTTAAAGTAAATCCAATATTTGCATTAGTAAATATAGTACCTCTTGTAATATTAATATTAGGATTTACAGGAGCTGTACCTGCATTAAAAATGGGTGTTGCTCAAGCTATGTTAATTGGTGCATTTATAGCTGTGATAATTACAAGAACAAGCCCTTCAGAAGTTTCTAAAAAATTCTTTGATGGGATGGGTGGAGCATATGCAAATATTTTAGGTATTATCATTACTGCTACTGTTTTTGTTTCTGGTCTTAAAGCTTTAGGATTAATAGATATATTCATTGATATTATTATCTCTAATCCAAGCTTAGCAGGAATTGGTGCAACTCTTGGGCCTTTTTTTCTATCCATAATGACAGGTTCTGGAGATGCTGCTTCTTTTACTTTTAATGAAATTATTACTTTTCATGCAAACACTTTTGGTATGAGTATTGAAAATATGGGTTCTTTAATTGTTCTAAGTGGTGCAATTGGTAGAACAATGTCACCATTAGCAGGAGCAGCTATTATATGTGCAGGCTTTGCAAAAGTTTCTACAATTGATGTTGTTAAAAGAACATCTTTTGGAATGGTCCTAGCTTTAATTACCGTTTATATTATATTAGCTATATAAAAAGTCACTTTTAGTTCACTCTGAGCGGTTAAAATTTTTTTAATACTATATTATATTAAGGAGTATCAAATGAGCAATATTCATGAAGAGGTTAAAGTTCTTGAAAAAGAGCTTGTTGAAACAAGAAGATTTTTCCATTCTCACCCAGAAACAGGTTGGCTTACTTTTTTTACTACAGCTACTATTATAGATAAGTTAAAAAAATTAGGATATGATTTAAAGATGGCAGATGAAATTGTATCTGTGCAACACCAACTTGGTCTTGGAAATAAAGAGCAAATTGAGCAAGCAAAAAAAAGAGCTAAGAGCTTATTAAATGATGATTTACATCACTTAGTAGATGAAATGAAAGATGGTCTAACTGGTGTTGTTGCTTCAATTGATACAAATATAGAAGGTCCAACTACAGCTTTTAGATTTGACATTGATGGTGTTGATGTAACAGAAAGCAAAGATGATACACATATTCCATTTAAAGAAGGGTTCTCTTCAGATATTGAAGGAATTACTCATGCTTGTGGACATGATGGACATACTACTATTGGTTTAGGCCTTGCAAAACTTATTAGTGAAAATAAAGATAAATTTAAAGGAAAATTTATTTTTATATTTCAACCAGGAGAAGAGGGTTGTAGAGGTGCAGTAGGAATGGAACCTACAGGAATTTTAAATGATGTTGATTATCTTATTGGAGCTCATATTGGTTTCCAAGCAAAAGAAAATAAAGGTATTATTTGTGGAATAAATAAATTTTTATCAACTTCAAAATTTGATGTTTATTTTACAGGGACATCTGCTCATGCAGCAGGAGCACCTCAAGAAGGTTGCAATGCATTACTTGCTGCTAGTGAAGCTGCAATTCAAATGCATGCAATTACAAGACATGCTGATGGAGTAACAAGAATCAATGTTGGAGTCTTAAAAGCAGGAGAAGGAAGAAATGTAATTGCCCCTAATGCATTTATGGCATGCGAAACAAGAGGTGTAACTACTGAGTTAAATAATTTTATGAAACAAAAATGTATTGATATTTTAGAAGGTGTTTCAAAAATACATTCAGTTAAATACAAATTAGTTGAAACTGGTGGTACAGCTGGAGGTGATAGTAGTAAAGAAATTACAAAATTATTTAAAGAAGCTGCTTTAGAATCACCTTTTATTGAAGATGACTTAATTGTAGAAGAGTTTGATTTTGGAGCTTGTGAAGATTTTGCACACTTTATGAGAACTGTACAAAAAAATGGAGGAGAAAGTGGTTATGCAATGATTGGAACAAAATTAGCAGCTGGACACCACAATGAAGCTTTTGATTTTGATGAAAACTGCCTTGTATCTGGACTTGATATATTCTACAGATTAGCTTTTAAATTAAATAGAAAATAATAAAAAGGAGGCAAATTTATTTGCCTCTTATACTATTAATGTATCCTAACTAAAATTAACTAGTTAAACAATATCTTAAAACTTTAAAAGTCACGTTTAGTTCACTTTAAAACTATAATATTTTATAAAAGGGAGTTAATAAAAAAGTTTAACTTTTTTTTAAGTCTACATTTGTAGAAAAAAAATCAAGGATACATTCATGGAAACTTTAAAAATTCTAATCGCCATTGCGACAATTATTGCAGTAGTATATTTTTTAATAAAAAAATATGATACTAAATTAGTTTTATTAGTTGCTGGTGTTTTTATGGCATTAGTTGCATTAGAGCCAATGACAGCATTTGATGCATTTGCAAAAAGAATGACAACGGGTGGTCTCATTCAAGCAATATGTTCTGTTTTAGGTTTTGCAGCAGTTATGAAAATTACAGGTTGTGATAAACATATGATTAATATGTTAGCAGGTGTTTTAAAAAGAACAGGTATTTTCTTAGTTCCTGTAGCTACACTTTTAACTTTTTCAATCAATATTGCCTTACCTTCTGCTGCTGGATGTGCTGCAGCTGTTGGTTCAATCTTCATTCCTTTACTAATTTATTCTGGTGTAAGACCAGTTATGGCTGCAGCAGCAGTTTTTAGTGGAACTTATGGAAGTATGCTAAATCCAGGTTTATCACATAACCCTTTTGTAGCAAAATTAGCAAATGTTCCAGTATTAGAAGTAATTAATGCTCATAAAATGGCAACAATATCAAGTATTGTTGTAGCTGCAATTACTTTAGCAATAGTAGCTATATATTTAAAAGAACATAAAGGATATGTAAGTACAGATGAAGATTTTAAAGTAGATACAGAGTTTAAAGTAAATCCAATATTTGCATTAGTAAATATAGTACCTCTTGTAATATTAATATTAGGATTTACAGGAGCTGTACCTGCATTAAAAATGGGTGTTGCTCAAGCTATGTTAATTGGTGCATTTATAGCTGTGATAATTACAAGAACAAGCCCTTCAGAAGTTTCTAAAAAATTCTTTGATGGGATGGGTGGAGCATATGCAAATATTTTAGGTATTATCATTACTGCTACTGTTTTTGTTTCTGGTCTTAAAGCTTTAGGTGCTGTTGATGCATTTATTCAAATCTTAATCAATAATCCGAGTTTAGCAGGAATTGGGGCAACGGTTGGTCCATTTTTACTTGCAATTGTTGTAGGTTCAGGAGATGCTGCAGCATTTGCATTTAATGAAGTTGTAACACCTCATGCTGAAAGTTTAGGAATGAGTATAGAAAATATGGGTTCTCTTGCTGCATTAAGTGGAGCAATCGGTAGAACAATGTCACCATTAGCAGGAGCAGCTATTGTATGTGCAGGCTTTGCAAAAGTTTCTACTATTGATGTTGTTAAAAGAACATCTTTAGGAATGATCTTAGCTTTAATTACAGCATATGTTGTACTTGTTGTTATGTAATAAATAGGAAAAAGTATGTTAATTAATGAACAAAGATTAAAGTCTGAACTTGCTGAAATAAGTGAGTTTGGTAAATTAGATGGTGGAGGAATTACAAGGCTTGCATTTTCTATTGAAGAAAAAAATGCTAGAGAGTATTTAAAAAAACTAATGCTTGAAATTGATTTAAAGATAGAAGAAGATGCAATAGGAAATATCTATGCAACATTAACAGGTTCTGAAAATTTAGAACCTGTTATTTCTGGTTCACACTTAGACAGTGTTCCTCTTGGTGGATGCTATGATGGAACACTGGGTGTTATGTGTGCACTTGAAGCAATTAGAACTATTAAAGAAAATGATTGTAAACATCTAAGACCAATTCAGTTAATTGTTTTTTCATGTGAAGAATCAAGTAGATTTAATATGGCTACTTTAGGTAGTAAAGTTATAACTGGAAAATTAAATCTTGATGATTTAAAAAGATTAAAAGATAAAACAGGTATTTCAGTTTATGATGCAGCTAAAGATTTTGGTTGTAGTGTAGATGAACTTAATAAAGCTGTTTTAGAAGAAAATACAATGCATTCATATATTGAGTTACATATAGAACAAGGTCCAGTTCTTGAAAATCATCAAATTCCAGTAGGTATTGTTACAGGAATTGCTTCACCTATTAGATATGAATTAGTTATTAAAGGAAGAGCAGACCACTCAGGAGCAACTCCTATGAGTATGAGAAAAGATGCTCTTGTTACAGCAAGTAAAATTATTATTGGTGTTCAAGATATTGCACAAAATAAAGGTAGTGATACAGTAGTAGCTACTATTGGTTATGCAAATGCAGTTCCTGGGGTATTAAATGTAATTCCAGGAGAAGTTAAACTTGGCATTGATATTAGAGATATTGATAAAGACTCATTATTTGAAGTTGATAAATTAGTAAATGAATTAATAAAAGATGTTATTACAGAAGATGGATTAACTTATGAACTAACACAACTATGTAAGGATACTCCAACAAAACTTGATGATAAAATAGTACAACTATTAGAAAATGAAGCAAATAAATTATCTATAAAATCTTTAAGAATGCCTAGTGGTGCTGGACATGATGCAATGCATATGCCTAAAGTATCAAAATATACTGGTATGATATTTGTTCCATGTAAAGAGGGAATAAGTCATAATGTAAAAGAAGAGATAAATTTAGAAGATATTTATCAAGCTACAAATGTTCTTGCAAACTCTTTATTAAGTCTTGCAAATGAGAAATAATAGTTAGTTAAATTAAAAGTAACAGATTAACTGTTACTTTTAATTATTTTGTTATGCACTCTGGAAATTTATAAACTACATTCCCATTTTTTATAGTATAAACAGCAGCACCTTTGAGCTTTTCATATAATAAAGGTGAATTTTTAGATTTTGATTTATTTAAATTATCATCATAAATATATTCTAAATTTGGATCAAGTATAGCTATATCTGCTAACATACCTTTATCAATTTTCCCTTTGTTTTCTAGTTTTAGTAATTTAGCTGGTTTATAAGATGTTAATTCAACCATTTTATTTAAAGAAATTACATTATCTTCAACTAATTTAAGAGTTAATGGAACTAATGTTTGTAATCCTAAAATACCAAATGGTGCTTTTTCAAACTCTACAAATTTTTCATCACTATGGTGTGGAGCATGGTCTGTTGCAATAACATCAACAAGTCCATTTTTTAATCCTTCTCTCATAGCTTCCATATCTCTTTGGCTTCTTAGAGGTGGAGACATTTTGTAGTTTGTATCATAAGTAAGTAATTTTTTATCAGTAAATGAGAAGTGGTGTGGAGCAACTTCACAAGTAACATTTATTCCCTCTTTTTTTGCAAGTGCAATCAACTTTAAAGACCACTCTGAACTTACATGTGCAATATGAATATGACCGCCAGTTAATTTTGCTAAAAGCA
The window above is part of the Malaciobacter marinus genome. Proteins encoded here:
- the dcuC gene encoding C4-dicarboxylate transporter DcuC, with the protein product METLKILIAIATIIAVVYFLIKKYDTKLVLLVAGVFMALVALEPMTAFDAFAKRMTTGGLIQAICSVLGFAAVMKITGCDKHMINMLAGVLKRTGIFLVPVATLLTFSINIALPSAAGCAAAVGSIFIPLLIYSGVRPVMAAAAVFSGTYGSMLNPGLSHNPFVAKLANVPVLEVINAHKMATISSIVVAAITLAIVAIYLKEHKGYVSTDEDFKVDTEFKVNPIFALVNIVPLVILILGFTGAVPALKMGVAQAMLIGAFIAVIITRTSPSEVSKKFFDGMGGAYANILGIIITATVFVSGLKALGAVDAFIQILINNPSLAGIGATVGPFLLAIVVGSGDAAAFAFNEVVTPHAESLGMSIENMGSLAALSGAIGRTMSPLAGAAIVCAGFAKVSTIDVVKRTSLGMILALITAYVVLVVM
- a CDS encoding amidohydrolase, which produces MSNIHEEVKVLEKELVETRRFFHSHPETGWLTFFTTATIIDKLKKLGYDLKMADEIVSVQHQLGLGNKEQIEQAKKRAKSLLNDDLHHLVDEMKDGLTGVVASIDTNIEGPTTAFRFDIDGVDVTESKDDTHIPFKEGFSSDIEGITHACGHDGHTTIGLGLAKLISENKDKFKGKFIFIFQPGEEGCRGAVGMEPTGILNDVDYLIGAHIGFQAKENKGIICGINKFLSTSKFDVYFTGTSAHAAGAPQEGCNALLAASEAAIQMHAITRHADGVTRINVGVLKAGEGRNVIAPNAFMACETRGVTTELNNFMKQKCIDILEGVSKIHSVKYKLVETGGTAGGDSSKEITKLFKEAALESPFIEDDLIVEEFDFGACEDFAHFMRTVQKNGGESGYAMIGTKLAAGHHNEAFDFDENCLVSGLDIFYRLAFKLNRK
- a CDS encoding sensor histidine kinase; translated protein: MKFNFNSFLIFTLLCICFVESHAKNNILIISSYTKGNTLSDKITNPILKNLNKNNIHSNIIYLNSLRKNKKKYEELIKKLFLIELDTINYDILVAIDDAAYEFLKRNYKKPKENQKIVFVGNKISNPENTFFDKTYGIIKDVDILGNVSLIQKFFPDIKKIHIINNNLTSTQNSNYKIFNINNKEIKVIFQLYDNLNSLKYRFNKFKKDEAVLFIKLQKDENNELLLFNHIKKILNSFKIPIFITDTIYSGQSPIGGKLIDIGSIGEQISSLLIKILNNKKIEEKITFNKDYIYIFDYEKVKEFNVNPLILHKPFTYVNSYLSIFEKDNILINFVFIISPFLLIVIFLLLYILFFKIKNKKIIEQRLKVDKVLLDAIKTPVVWQNDKGEIINSNSEFSEFLELTFLKKTTLKEFLKNNNFNLLLEKLRTYNKYKNNPDEIALISDNTYKIYFINETEYYEGIFNTKGKFTVFADITKERLTLEEKIKNQEFMIQQSKLAEIGEIFSSIAHQWKTPLLEITTIAQEQIYSTDKKIIDEENNAFVNDIMVQVRYMGETISDFQNFIMPSTRKVTFNISEAVTKMLEIINHNIKYNYIKTNVQVQEDANLNILGYKNELMQILLNIVNNAKDSIVKRRKEKRIKEGIINIDIKNIQNDVLIQIEDNGGGIPKEHINNIFKPYYTTKESGHGIGLYMAKLIIEDKMDGTIEVENTNNGAMFSIKLKTIY
- the fliM gene encoding flagellar motor switch protein FliM, whose translation is MAEFLSQDEIDALLDIAEQGEDIDTTVEEKPISKEKNYSIYDFKKPNRISNEQFKAFSTLHDKMLRDLITDLSAMLRKIVDIKLYSIEQMTYGEFILSIPQLTSLNTLSIKPLEGRIVIECNPGISHKIIAELLGSGAVAASDNLDRELTEIEVEIFDHFYKMFVKHMYRAWDEVTTLNFKIESRDTNANAIQIISDHEIVLLVVLEITIDEESGFLSICYPISYIEQLLNKIVERIFSEGKNRKISRRRDITTLISGAKMHIQAIMAETEMNVEDILNLKKGDVIVFNKNATSSSSKLYINNKEKFVGLSGISNNRKAVQIEANIDHEKQETLDILRIMREDREQKAKETNANIKRLLAEKGIY
- a CDS encoding M20 family metallo-hydrolase — translated: MLINEQRLKSELAEISEFGKLDGGGITRLAFSIEEKNAREYLKKLMLEIDLKIEEDAIGNIYATLTGSENLEPVISGSHLDSVPLGGCYDGTLGVMCALEAIRTIKENDCKHLRPIQLIVFSCEESSRFNMATLGSKVITGKLNLDDLKRLKDKTGISVYDAAKDFGCSVDELNKAVLEENTMHSYIELHIEQGPVLENHQIPVGIVTGIASPIRYELVIKGRADHSGATPMSMRKDALVTASKIIIGVQDIAQNKGSDTVVATIGYANAVPGVLNVIPGEVKLGIDIRDIDKDSLFEVDKLVNELIKDVITEDGLTYELTQLCKDTPTKLDDKIVQLLENEANKLSIKSLRMPSGAGHDAMHMPKVSKYTGMIFVPCKEGISHNVKEEINLEDIYQATNVLANSLLSLANEK
- the dcuC gene encoding C4-dicarboxylate transporter DcuC, whose amino-acid sequence is MEIFKILLALMTSVAVVYFLVKKYDTKLVLLVAGVFMALVALEPMTAFNAFANRMATNGLIQAICSVLGFAAVVKITGCDKHMINMLAGILKRTGIFLVPVATLLTFTINIAVPSASGCAAAIGAIFIPLLIHSGVSPVMAAAAVFSGTYGSILSPGLSHNIFVAKLANIPVLEVINAHKMATISSIVVAAITLGIVAIYLKEHKGYVSTDEDFKVDTEFKVNPIFALVNIVPLVILILGFTGAVPALKMGVAQAMLIGAFIAVIITRTSPSEVSKKFFDGMGGAYANILGIIITATVFVSGLKALGLIDIFIDIIISNPSLAGIGATLGPFFLSIMTGSGDAASFTFNEIITFHANTFGMSIENMGSLIVLSGAIGRTMSPLAGAAIICAGFAKVSTIDVVKRTSFGMVLALITVYIILAI